Below is a window of Lacibacter sp. H407 DNA.
AAGCTGCCAGTAAATATATTCCGATCACCAACGATCTGATGCAGGGCAACCGCATTGCCATGATCAAGCAACTGCTCTCATTACGTACGTATGAAAATTTGCCGGTACGCAGTTTGGGAAAAGGCTGGTTGATGTTGGGCGGCAGTACCGATCTGCAAAAAGGGCCGGGTTATTATTCAGGTGACTTGAGTGGTATTACGGCGAAGAAAATGCCGTTCTGGTTCAGCCCGTTTTATAAGCCCGGAAAGAAAATTGCGAAAACCAAAGACTGGAATACGAAACTCGATTATATCGTAAACGAAGCGCCCAACTGGGATATTGGTTTTGTAGTGGGTGTACCAGCGTGGATACAGATGTGTATGGAAATGATCATTGAGCGTTACCAGCTCAAGAACATTCATGAGATATGGCCCAACCTTGCCTTTTTTGTACATGGCGGCGTATCGTTTGAACCATACAAACACGGCTTTGCCAAATTACTCGGTAAACCATTGATCTATATTGAAACCTATTTGGCGAGTGAAGGGTTTATTGCTTACCAGGCAAGGCAGGATGCAGATGGTATGCGCCTGGTAACCAACGAACATATCTTCCACGAGTTTGTTCCGTTTGAGGATAAAAATTTTGATGCGGATGGAAATATTGTTGAAAAGCCGGAAGCATTGATGTTGCACGAAGTGGAAGAAGGAAAAGAGTATGCGTTGTTGTTGAGCACAAGTGCAGGCAGTTGGCGTTATTTGATTGGCGATACGGTTCGTTTCACCAACAAAGAAAAATGCGAGATCGTTATTACAGGTCGCACCAAACACTTTTTAAGTTTGGTTGGTGAGCACCTGAGTGTTGATAATATGAACAAGGCCATTCAACTGGTGAGTGAAGACATGAATATTTCGATTCCTGAATACACCGTGGTAGGCGAACCACATGGTAATTTCTTTGCCCACCATTGGTATGTGGCCTGTGATGATCATGCAAATGCAGAGGAGCTGCGTACAAAAATTGACAATGCGTTGAAAGAGATCAATGATGATTATGCAGTGGAACGGGGCAGTGCATTGAAAGATGTGTACCTGGATATTTTGCCCGAATCAAGTTTTATGGAATTCATGAAGCTGAAGGGAAAACTTGGGGCACAACATAAATTTCCAAGAGTGTTGAAAGGAAAAATGCTGGCCGATTGGCAGCAGTTTTTAACAACGGGTAAATTGTAGGGAATCAATTCACAGCTAGCGTTTATCATACAGTTGTGATGATCTGTTACAATCCGTTTGATCTGTATCTCTATCAATCCATCATCAAACATGACTGAAGCAATCATCAAAGGTTTGGCATTGGGTTTATTACTGGCCATCAGTATGGGTCCGGTAATTTTTTCCATTATTAAACAAAGCATCAGTAATGGGCATAAAGGTGGATTAAGCTTTGTATTTGGTGTAGCGGCAAGTGATCTTACGCTCGTTCTCATAAGCAATGTATTTACTGAATTGTTTAACCGCCTGCTCAAATTTGAAAAAGTGATCGGGATGGGTGGCAGCATTTTGCTGATCGGTATTGGCGTTTACTTTCTCTTCTTTAAAAAAATGCAGGCCAGTGATCTGGGCGATGGTATTGAAATGAAACGGAGTGCCGGTGATTATGTCCGCATTTTTTTCGCCGGTTATTTCATGAACACCCTTAACCCAACTGTGATCGCATTTTGGTTTACATGGGCCACAGCGTTTATTACTATGCCGGTTACCGAACGCATTGCTACCTTTGCGGCATGTTTAGCTGTTGTGTTAATCGCTGATCTGTTGAAAGTATTTTTGGCAAATCGTTTGCGAAGCAGACTTACCTTAAAAATGATCACCCTGATCAATAAAATATCCGGAACAATTTTAATTGTGTTTGGTTTTATACTGATCATCGGGATATTGTTTTATAAAAACAATGGCTAAGCTGTATTGATCGTTACTTCTTAACAAAGCATTTGATTTTTCTGTTGTTCTTTTATCGCCAGTACATGAAATCAATCTTTCTGTTTTTGTTTCTTTCCATTGCAGCCACACAGGCAGAAGCACAATTCAATGAACTGGTGCTGCGCAAGAATGGTATTGCCAAAAAACGTTATGCAGAAGGAGCGGTGATCGCTCTTCAAACCAAACTCGGATTAAAATTCAGCGGCACTATTTATCTCATCCAGAACGACAGTATTTATTTTGCAGATGGCGGTATTCATAAACGTGATATTGCCATCGTGTTTAAAAAACCTTCAAAAAAACACCGCATCATTCCCTTCAGCAACGAAGCTTTTTTGTACAGCAACCTCGGTATCCCATTGTTTACGGCAGGGCTTGTGATCAGCGGCGAACCATTGTTAAATTCAGTGCTCTCCGGTGTGGCATTGGTTTACATCCCGGTTCTGTTGTACAATGCACAACAACTTATTTTTAAAGGAAACAAGCGTTACCGTATCGGTAACAAGTATGATCTTCAGGTGCTGGATCTTTATCCATCCGAAAATCTTCCTGAAAAAAAACAGTGATGTATATTGCAGCAATGGCGGCAAAAAAATCCAATACCGGTACAACAACTTTTTTCCAACGTACGCTTCGTTTCCTGAAGCGTTTATTCATCATTTTGTTTATTGCACAGTTTGTTTATATCATCCTTTTAAAATGGATCGATCCTCCAATAACGATCACCCAGCTTGTAAGCGTACTAAAAGGTGAAGGATTAAAACGTGACTATATCAACATCGAACAGATGAGTAGTCATGCACGGCTTGCAGTAATTGCTGAAGAAGATCAGTTGTTCCCCGATCATGCGGGCTTTGACTGGAAGCTGATTGAAAAGGCACTGGATCATAACGAAAAAAAACCTACACGTATCCGTGGTGCATCTACCATTTCACAGCAAACAGCGAAGAACGTTTTTTTATGGCAGGACCGCAGTTGGTTCCGTAAGGGGTTGGAAATGTACTTCACTAAAATGATCGAATGGATATGGGGCAAGAAACGGATACTGGAAGTATATCTCAACGTGGTGGAAATGGGCAAAGGCGTATATGGTATTGAAGCAGCAGCAAAGCAATATTATAAGAAGTCTGCAAAGCAACTTACACGTGTAGAAGCTGCACAAATAGCAGCTTCATTACGTAATCCAAAAAAGTACACAGTAAAACCTTTGACGCAGCAAGTTGCAGTACGTTCGCAATGGGTTTTGCGGCAAATGAATAATTTAGAAGGCGATGCAGATATTCAATTGTTGATAAAGGATGCTGTGCAACCAAAAAAAGAACAGAAGAAAAAACGATCAGCGAAGTAAAGCATCTACAGCTTTCACAGCTTTGTCGAAACGCTCATCAAAATTCCCACTTACAATACTCCAGGGTGTAGTTTGTTGTTGCAGGAGTTCTTTGTATACAGCAAACAGATCATTCCGCACTTTTTGCTCCGGATATTCACGAAGTTCATCTTCCACCCATGGAATATCGGGTTTACAAAGTAGATAGAGATCGTATTTCTGTTGTTTCAGTTCCTGCAGTATCCATGGATCGCAGGAGCCAAATACAACTTCGCTCCATACTTTCATTACATGCATATCTGTATCAAAGAAGATCGTGTTCACTTGTTTTGCAAGAGCGTCGGCAGTATATTTTTCCGCCAGCTCGGTTTGATTTTTGGCGATC
It encodes the following:
- a CDS encoding ATP-binding protein: MNFPKKVVLLGPESTGKSFLSERLAKHYRSVWCPEYAREYLLMLGRPYTADDLLVIAKNQTELAEKYTADALAKQVNTIFFDTDMHVMKVWSEVVFGSCDPWILQELKQQKYDLYLLCKPDIPWVEDELREYPEQKVRNDLFAVYKELLQQQTTPWSIVSGNFDERFDKAVKAVDALLR
- the mtgA gene encoding monofunctional biosynthetic peptidoglycan transglycosylase → MYIAAMAAKKSNTGTTTFFQRTLRFLKRLFIILFIAQFVYIILLKWIDPPITITQLVSVLKGEGLKRDYINIEQMSSHARLAVIAEEDQLFPDHAGFDWKLIEKALDHNEKKPTRIRGASTISQQTAKNVFLWQDRSWFRKGLEMYFTKMIEWIWGKKRILEVYLNVVEMGKGVYGIEAAAKQYYKKSAKQLTRVEAAQIAASLRNPKKYTVKPLTQQVAVRSQWVLRQMNNLEGDADIQLLIKDAVQPKKEQKKKRSAK
- a CDS encoding GH3 family domain-containing protein is translated as MSIFEINLPKSVSKALNLPVNSPKRQQIKVLKKLLKKAKHTGFGQKYRFDEVLNSRHPGKRFQELVPVHDYNKIYKDWWHKTLEGHTDVCWPGKIKYFALSSGTSEAASKYIPITNDLMQGNRIAMIKQLLSLRTYENLPVRSLGKGWLMLGGSTDLQKGPGYYSGDLSGITAKKMPFWFSPFYKPGKKIAKTKDWNTKLDYIVNEAPNWDIGFVVGVPAWIQMCMEMIIERYQLKNIHEIWPNLAFFVHGGVSFEPYKHGFAKLLGKPLIYIETYLASEGFIAYQARQDADGMRLVTNEHIFHEFVPFEDKNFDADGNIVEKPEALMLHEVEEGKEYALLLSTSAGSWRYLIGDTVRFTNKEKCEIVITGRTKHFLSLVGEHLSVDNMNKAIQLVSEDMNISIPEYTVVGEPHGNFFAHHWYVACDDHANAEELRTKIDNALKEINDDYAVERGSALKDVYLDILPESSFMEFMKLKGKLGAQHKFPRVLKGKMLADWQQFLTTGKL
- a CDS encoding LysE family translocator; its protein translation is MTEAIIKGLALGLLLAISMGPVIFSIIKQSISNGHKGGLSFVFGVAASDLTLVLISNVFTELFNRLLKFEKVIGMGGSILLIGIGVYFLFFKKMQASDLGDGIEMKRSAGDYVRIFFAGYFMNTLNPTVIAFWFTWATAFITMPVTERIATFAACLAVVLIADLLKVFLANRLRSRLTLKMITLINKISGTILIVFGFILIIGILFYKNNG